One window of the Micromonas commoda chromosome 9, complete sequence genome contains the following:
- a CDS encoding predicted protein, giving the protein MAAALASAARVARARVDTRAALSEPSSSSATPRGVRGSSRGASSTGSRRGGARGGGRAPRPRGGTTRGGGRDWPSVTLGDGAVTFGSPDDAMRFFNRLLETSPVDEDWPVAGETHAVLLDALGRHPDARDKMGDGVATFRVSLHPTEGYRSFVATRVDGTAVDFSLRKCVDAMFGVDARQRGGDPASALTATISRAESVAMTLDLVARHVDEFDRIHVAAAMHRLARLAQRDNNSSAGVVPRVRFGDDKRWRDVVKVARDMCDAGELDARAHASVVHSVAAAVDAGAVEMTSTGVYDLLTSLERKTPDALEKHSTGVEVANLLWGFAKIGWQPSRATWEATERSVVRAARNGEMNAVETSNVAWACATLGWELTDDAWRALDLSAANCAGTMTPQGVGNSLWAYATSGRLPAEATLRALEAAIVRVEPELSIRDQAVAWWSFAQLGSVPSDRCARSLERATRRLARSMNARDVCNVAWALSTLSPGLVPSVETLRALAQAERRLAPAMTPSDVAGVMMGYALNDVRREGLLAISGDDTWRALEAAAVRCAPAMDAAHLGGVMYCYAACGRRASSNSWAVLERAVVAVAPSADASHVAHVVYAYARLGVVPGRDAFDALDAAAARTAGSMSARNVANALWSFLALAATRGAPLPRCYGALWRAAGELDTRAMLDVNWCNFFHAYLIHAELIGVSAVGKKGVGVDVVLDRPDAAALVDGARHFPPWLAVDAEEAWTRNAFEEVEVSSGHREVAEALAYLGIGHEMECLTDDEYFSLDLYVPAHDCAIEVDGPTHFVDEIVVLETGDVGRVTRRTTATELRDMFLRKRHGRVVTMPWFELDECDTREERAAYVAGKLRAAGIEL; this is encoded by the coding sequence ATGGCggccgcgttggcgtcggcggctcgggtggcgcgagcgcgggtcgacacccgcgcggcgctgagtgaaccgtcgtcctcgtccgcgaccccgcgcggcgtccgcgggtcatcgcggggggcgtcgtcgacgggttcgaggcgaggaggcgcgcggggcggcggtcgcgctcctcgtccccgaggagggacgacgcggggcggcggtcgggacTGGCCGTCGGTGACCCTGGGCGACGGAGCCGTGACGTTCGGttcccccgacgacgccatgcgCTTCTTCAACCGTCTGCTGGAGACATCcccggtggacgaggacTGGCCCGTCGCGGGGGAGACGCACGCCGTcttgctcgacgcgctggggcggcaccccgacgcgcgagacaagatgggcgacggcgtcgcgacgttcaGGGTGTCGCTCCACCCGACGGAGGGGTACCGCTCCTtcgtggcgacgcgcgtggacggAACCGCCGTCGACTTCAGCCTCCGCAagtgcgtcgacgccatgttcggcgtggacgccaGGCAGAGGGGGGGAGATCCCGCCTCAGCGCTCACCGCCACCATATCGCGAGCCGAATCCGTCGCTATGAcgctcgacctcgtcgcgaggCACGTGGACGAGTTCGACCGCATacacgtcgcggccgcgatgcACAGACTCGCGCGGTTGGCGCAGAGGGATAACAATAGCTCGGCGGGCGTGGTCCCGCGGGTGCGGTTCGGCGACGATAAAAGatggcgcgacgtcgtcaaaGTCGCTCGCGACAtgtgcgacgcgggcgagctcgacgccaggGCGCACGCCAGCGTCGTccactccgtcgccgccgccgtggacgccggcgcggtggagatgACGTCCACGGGCGTGTACGACCTGCTGACGTCGCTGGAGCGGAAAACGCCGGACGCGTTGGAGAAGCATTCGACTGGCGTGGAGGTGGCGAATTTGCTGTGGGGGTTCGCCAAGATCGGGTGGcagccgtcgcgggcgacgtggGAGGCGACCGAGCGTTCAGTCGTGAGGGCCGCGCGGAATGGGGAGATGAACGCGGTGGAGACGTCGAACGTGGCGTGGGCGTGCGCGACGCTGGGGTGGGAACTGACGGAtgacgcgtggcgcgcgctgGACCTCTCGGCGGCTAACTGCGCGGGAACGATGACCCCGCAGGGCGTCGGCAACTCGCTCTGGGCCTACGCCACGTCGGGTAGGTtacccgcggaggcgacgctgagggcgctggaggcggcgatcgtgAGGGTGGAACCCGAGCTGTCGATCAGGGACCAGGCGGTGGCGTGGTGGTCGTTCGCGCAACTCGGCTCGGTGCCTTCGGATCGATGCGCGAGGTCACTggagcgggcgacgcggcgacttGCGAGGTCGATGAACGCGAGGGACGTGTGCAACGTCGCGTGGGCGCTGTCCACGCTCTCGCCCGGGCTCGTGCCGAGCGTAGAGACTTTGCGGGCGCTGGCTCAGGCTGAGCGCCGGCTGGCTCCCGCCATGACGCCGTCGGACGTGGCGGGGGTGATGATGGGGTACGCGCTCAACgacgtccggcgcgagggcCTCCTCGCCATCTCTGGCGACGACAcctggcgcgcgctcgaagccgccgcggtgcgatGCGCCCCGgccatggacgccgcgcacctcggcggcgtcatgTACTGCTACGCCGCgtgcgggcgacgcgcgagttCAAACTCGTGGGCGGtgctggagcgcgccgtcgtcgccgtcgcgccatccgcggacgcctcgcACGTCGCTCACGTCGTGTACGCCTACGCCCGGCTCGGTGTGGTTCCCGGAAGGGACGCGTTTGACGctctcgacgcggcggcggcgcggacggcgggatcgatgagcgcgaggaaCGTGGCGAACGCGCTGTGGTCGTTcctggcgctggcggcgacccgcggcgcgcccttACCGCGGTGCTACGGGGCACTGTggcgcgcggctggcgagctggacacgcgcgcgatgctcgaCGTCAACTGGTGCAACTTTTTCCACGCGTACCTGATACACGCGGAGCTCATCGGCGTGAGCGCGGTTGGGAAGAAGGGCGTCGGGGTGGACGTGGTGCTGGACaggccggacgcggcggcgctcgtggacggcgcgaggcaCTTCCCGCCGtggctcgccgtcgacgcggaggaggcgtggACCCGGAACGCgttcgaggaggtggaggtgtCGAGCGGTCACCGCGAGGttgcggaggcgctcgcgtacCTCGGAATCGGGCACGAGATGGAGTgcctcaccgacgacgagtacTTCTCCCTGGACCTGTACGTCCCGGCGCACGACTGCGCGATCGAGGTTGACGGACCGACGCACTTCGTGGATGAGATTGTCGTCTTGGAAACCGGCGACGTGGGTCGGGtcacgcggcggacgacggcgacggagctgCGGGACATGTTCCTGCGCAAGAGGCACGGGAGGGTGGTGACGATGCCGTGGTTCGAGCTGGACGAGTGCGACACGCGggaggagagggcggcgTACGTCGCGGGCAAGCTCAGGGCGGCGGGTATCGAACtgtga
- a CDS encoding predicted protein: MKQRVDRVKVFHGTWAQGAEAEGPGSITIASLLDSMDWMPPTMIAENISKVIANMDRKKGRIFWRSFADRVHSPVLAHIKADLVDTYDRVGWYLTQFIGPVPEPYDPAMLECTGTDSRPVNSFLDDVAVMAAMAKQGLASKKDVRAFYKSQGKRYDGFREALLPGRDLLMQHAVPWVKTPKTWISVGCGTARDIEFVTGHVKAAGTKVILVDLSDALLDMARQRVIDLGLQTQVQLVEGDINDPKIRKQLPEADLVTCSYCLTMIPKWKDALKNMLDLVKPGGNLALIDFVTREGRESNWDQKLYKWWFAMDGVYFNREHVDWLRAQRSLSTIWYSEEESRVPYTPYYPTHYLYVGEKKAK; encoded by the coding sequence ATGAAGCAGCGCGTGGACCGCGTGAAGGTGTTCCACGGCACCTGGGCGCAGGgtgccgaggcggagggccCCGGCTCCATCACCATCGCGTCCCTCCTCGACTCCATGGACTGGATGCCCCCCACCATGATTGCCGAGAACATCTCCAAGGTCATCGCCAACATGGACAGGAAGAAGGGCCGCATCTTCTGGCGCTCTTTCGCCGACCGCGTTCACTCCCCGGTCCTCGCGCACATCAAGGCGGACCTCGTCGACACCTACGACCGCGTGGGCTGGTACCTCACCCAGTTCATCGGACCGGTGCCCGAGCCCTACGACCCCGCCATGCTCGAGTGCACCGGCACCGACAGCAGGCCCGTCAACTCCttcctggacgacgtcgcggtcatggccgcgatggccaagCAGGGCCTGGCCTCCAAGAAGGACGTCCGCGCCTTTTACAAGTCGCAGGGCAAGAGGTACGACGGgttccgcgaggcgctcctgcCCGGCCGCGATCTGCTCATGCAGCACGCGGTGCCGTGGGTCAAGACGCCGAAGACGTGGATCTCGGTCGGGTGCGGGACCGCGCGGGACATCGAGTTCGTCACGGGTCACGTCAAGGCTGCGGGTACCAAGGTGATCCTGGTGGACCTCTccgacgcgctgctcgacaTGGCTCGCCAGAGGGTCATCGACCTCGGCCTCCAGACCCAGGTGCAGCTCGTGGAGGGCGACATCAACGACCCCAAGATCAGGAAGCAGCTGCCCGAGGCTGACCTCGTCACGTGCTCCTACTGCCTCACCATGATCCCGAAGTGGAAGGATGCCCTGAAGAACATGCTCGACCTGGTCAAGCCGGGTGGCAACCTCGCCCTCATCGACTTTGTCACCCGCGAGGGCAGGGAGAGCAACTGGGATCAGAAGCTCTACAAGTGGTGGTTCGCCATGGACGGCGTGTACTTCAACCGCGAACACGTCGACTGGCTTCGCGCGCAAAGGAGCCTGTCGACGATCTGGTACAGCGAGGAGGAGTCCAGGGTGCCCTACACCCCGTACTACCCCACGCACTACCTCTACGTCGGcgagaagaaggccaagTAA